From Prevotella melaninogenica, the proteins below share one genomic window:
- a CDS encoding sensor histidine kinase — protein MRKQTDIFKSFWNQIIIWLPLFLIPILYAPQGHTSWQNDLSIYIIPLSMMAVAYTNYFVLAPMLLKGRKKEFWVINTLLILFLSIAQHEWLYYISGEQNLTTYPYQIFVENKEDKYVYPHIFFIIRNVFNLSICAGVATSILMAQRWSKAEKEKREAETAMTKAELVNLRQQVNPHFLLNTMNNIYALTAFDTEKAQKAIIDLSKMLRHILYDNQQPYVCLKEEVEFLHNYVDLMMIRIPENVEIKRECNIPSNCNIHVAPMIFISLLENAFKHGINPEQKNFIHIKLDANNEQIIFSIQNSNNPKGEAERNGHGIGLKQVERRLELAYPGKYKWEKGFDRNRNTYSSKIIIYDTKLYNH, from the coding sequence ATGAGGAAACAAACAGACATATTTAAGAGCTTTTGGAACCAAATTATCATTTGGCTTCCGCTTTTCCTCATACCAATTTTGTACGCTCCGCAAGGACATACATCATGGCAAAACGACTTGTCGATATATATCATTCCCCTTTCAATGATGGCAGTTGCATATACCAATTATTTTGTACTTGCCCCCATGTTATTAAAGGGACGGAAGAAAGAGTTTTGGGTAATCAATACACTGCTCATCCTTTTCTTATCTATTGCACAGCACGAATGGTTATACTACATCTCAGGTGAGCAAAACCTGACGACTTATCCATACCAAATCTTTGTAGAAAACAAAGAGGACAAGTACGTATACCCACACATCTTTTTTATTATACGCAATGTCTTTAACCTAAGTATCTGTGCTGGTGTTGCAACATCGATACTAATGGCACAGCGTTGGTCAAAGGCTGAAAAGGAAAAGCGTGAGGCAGAAACAGCAATGACAAAGGCTGAGTTGGTAAACTTACGTCAGCAAGTCAACCCACACTTTTTGCTCAACACAATGAATAATATCTACGCGCTGACAGCTTTCGATACAGAAAAGGCGCAGAAGGCAATTATCGACCTTTCAAAGATGTTACGACATATTCTCTATGACAACCAGCAGCCTTACGTCTGCCTGAAGGAAGAAGTAGAGTTCTTACACAATTATGTCGACTTGATGATGATACGCATACCAGAGAATGTAGAAATCAAACGCGAGTGTAACATCCCATCTAATTGTAACATCCATGTTGCGCCAATGATATTTATCTCATTGTTAGAGAATGCCTTTAAACATGGTATTAATCCAGAGCAAAAGAACTTTATTCACATAAAGTTAGATGCAAATAATGAGCAAATAATATTCTCCATACAAAATAGTAACAACCCAAAGGGAGAGGCAGAAAGGAACGGTCACGGCATAGGTCTCAAACAAGTAGAGCGCCGTCTTGAGCTTGCTTACCCTGGTAAGTACAAATGGGAGAAGGGATTTGATCGTAATAGAAATACATATTCATCTAAAATTATCATTTATGACACTAAACTGTATAATCATTGA
- a CDS encoding riboflavin synthase yields MFSGIVEEMAILRGIEHEQENIHFTFQCSFTKELKIDQSIAHNGVCLTVVRFQDDTYTVTAMKETLERSNLGLLKVGDRVNIERSMIMNGRLDGHIVQGHVDQTAKCVNMEDADGSTYFTFEYPCNREMAQRGYFTVDKGSVTVNGVSLTVCEPTDNSFKVAIIPYTRENTNFADINIGTVVNLEFDILGKYIARLNSFTK; encoded by the coding sequence ATGTTCTCAGGAATTGTAGAAGAGATGGCAATCCTTAGAGGGATTGAACATGAACAGGAGAATATCCATTTCACTTTTCAATGTTCATTTACAAAGGAATTGAAGATTGACCAAAGTATTGCACACAATGGAGTGTGCCTTACGGTCGTTCGCTTCCAAGACGATACCTATACGGTGACAGCCATGAAGGAAACCCTTGAACGCTCGAACTTAGGCTTACTCAAAGTGGGGGATCGTGTGAATATAGAACGTTCAATGATTATGAACGGTAGATTAGATGGACACATCGTACAAGGTCACGTTGATCAAACAGCTAAGTGTGTTAATATGGAAGATGCAGATGGTAGTACCTATTTCACCTTCGAATATCCGTGCAACCGAGAGATGGCACAACGTGGCTATTTCACTGTTGATAAAGGGTCAGTTACGGTCAATGGCGTCTCGCTGACTGTTTGCGAACCTACAGATAACAGCTTTAAGGTAGCCATCATTCCTTACACACGAGAGAATACCAATTTTGCTGACATTAATATTGGCACTGTGGTAAACCTCGAGTTTGACATTCTTGGCAAATATATAGCACGCTTAAACAGCTTTACAAAATAG
- the lpdA gene encoding dihydrolipoyl dehydrogenase, with product MKKTNLLIIGSGPGGYRTASYAAQNGLEVTIIEKAQPGGTCLNAGCIPTKCLAHDAELRLTTSSLYETTPPLDFTKVMERKEGVINQLREGVSTLLSQPGIDFIVGEARFVSDHVIEVNGEQIEAEHIIIATGSRSKMPPFMSEEDFLSQSETAQNIVTSTELLSIAKVPNRLTIIGAGVIGMEFASAFSAFGSEVTVIEFMKECLPPIDSDIAKRLRKTLEKRGVTFYMQSAVKQILSPAESGQEYTTVVFDKKGKEDRIDTDLVLIATGRQANFDNIGIETTGIEVNAKGIVVNDNMETNVKGVYAIGDVNARQMLAHAATFQGFRAVNHILGKDDNIRLDIMPSAIFTYPEAACVGKTEDQCKAEEIKFSTRKGFYRANGKALSMEETEGMIKVLIAEDGSILGAHSYGAHSADLIQEVAALMNYDAKLDKIRDIIHIHPTLSEILQDALL from the coding sequence ATGAAAAAGACAAATCTATTAATAATCGGTTCGGGACCTGGTGGTTACCGAACCGCTTCCTATGCTGCTCAGAATGGTTTGGAAGTGACTATCATTGAGAAAGCACAGCCTGGTGGAACCTGTCTGAATGCTGGTTGTATTCCTACGAAATGCCTTGCACATGATGCTGAGCTACGCCTTACGACTTCTTCTCTTTACGAAACGACTCCCCCGCTCGATTTTACAAAGGTAATGGAGAGGAAAGAAGGAGTTATCAATCAACTTAGAGAGGGCGTAAGCACTTTGCTTAGTCAGCCTGGTATAGACTTTATTGTAGGCGAGGCTCGATTTGTTTCTGACCATGTTATTGAAGTAAATGGCGAACAAATAGAGGCTGAGCATATCATCATTGCGACTGGATCACGTTCAAAGATGCCACCTTTCATGAGTGAAGAAGACTTCTTGAGCCAGTCTGAAACAGCACAAAACATTGTCACATCCACAGAATTACTTTCTATTGCGAAAGTTCCTAACCGTCTCACAATCATTGGAGCAGGAGTTATCGGAATGGAATTTGCCTCGGCTTTCTCAGCTTTCGGTAGTGAAGTGACAGTTATTGAATTTATGAAGGAATGCCTCCCTCCTATTGACAGCGACATAGCTAAACGCTTAAGGAAGACATTAGAGAAAAGAGGTGTAACCTTCTACATGCAGAGTGCCGTAAAACAAATCCTATCACCTGCAGAGAGTGGACAAGAGTATACAACCGTTGTATTCGATAAAAAGGGTAAAGAAGATAGAATTGATACCGACCTTGTATTGATTGCTACCGGTCGTCAAGCTAACTTCGACAATATTGGTATTGAAACAACTGGCATAGAAGTAAACGCAAAGGGTATTGTTGTCAATGACAATATGGAAACAAATGTGAAGGGTGTATATGCTATCGGTGACGTCAATGCACGCCAAATGTTAGCGCATGCAGCAACCTTCCAAGGCTTCCGTGCTGTCAATCATATTCTTGGAAAGGACGATAATATCCGCCTTGATATCATGCCATCTGCAATCTTTACATATCCAGAAGCAGCCTGCGTGGGTAAGACTGAAGACCAGTGTAAAGCTGAGGAAATAAAGTTTTCTACTCGAAAAGGCTTCTATCGCGCCAATGGTAAGGCTTTAAGCATGGAAGAAACTGAAGGTATGATAAAGGTGCTGATAGCTGAAGATGGCTCTATATTGGGCGCACACAGCTATGGCGCACACTCTGCCGACCTTATTCAAGAAGTTGCAGCTTTAATGAATTATGATGCTAAACTGGATAAGATACGAGACATCATTCATATCCATCCTACGTTAAGTGAAATTCTACAAGATGCACTCCTATAA
- the gcvPB gene encoding aminomethyl-transferring glycine dehydrogenase subunit GcvPB, which translates to MNNKLYGNLIFELSHPGRRAYSLPENRFGHHPLPDFCKREKDAELPECDEMTVVRHYTNHSENNFGVDNGFYPLGSCTMKYNPVINEEIASMPCFTALHPHQPIETVQGALEVEYNIQRALASITGMAEVTLNPYAGAHGELTGLMLIASYHQQRGDTKRTKVIVPDSAHGTNPASAAVCGLEIVEVKSTAEGLVDVNDLKPLLGDDIAGMMMTNPNTLGLFEKDIPEIAKLIHDCGGLLYYDGANLNPLLGAARPGDMGFDVIHLNLHKTFSTPHGGGGPGAGPVGVAEKLIPFLPKPHVKKTKDGFVVDNPDTTGEFSSDNIRISGYLGNFLVILRAYTYILTLGKKHLKEVGPFATLNANYIKECLKDDYELPIDTLCKHEFVFDGLKDKSTGVTTMDVAKRLLDYGYHAPTIYFPLLFHEAMMIEPTETESKDTIDGFIEVMHTIAKEALENPELVKGAPYNTPIGRVDDVLAAKHPILTYRQLVNDVEENV; encoded by the coding sequence ATGAATAATAAACTATATGGCAATCTGATATTTGAGTTGTCACATCCAGGAAGACGTGCTTACAGCCTCCCTGAGAATCGTTTTGGCCATCATCCTTTACCCGACTTCTGCAAACGAGAGAAAGATGCAGAGCTACCAGAATGTGATGAGATGACGGTTGTACGTCATTATACTAATCATAGTGAGAATAACTTTGGCGTTGATAATGGTTTCTATCCTCTGGGGTCTTGTACGATGAAGTACAATCCTGTCATCAACGAAGAGATAGCTTCAATGCCATGCTTTACAGCCCTTCACCCCCACCAACCTATTGAAACAGTCCAAGGTGCACTGGAGGTTGAATACAATATTCAACGTGCTCTTGCTTCTATTACGGGTATGGCAGAAGTCACACTTAACCCATACGCTGGTGCGCATGGCGAGTTAACAGGTCTGATGCTCATAGCATCTTACCATCAACAGCGTGGTGACACAAAGCGAACAAAAGTTATCGTACCTGACTCTGCTCATGGTACTAACCCTGCCTCTGCTGCTGTTTGTGGTTTAGAGATTGTGGAAGTAAAGAGTACAGCTGAAGGACTTGTTGATGTCAACGACTTAAAACCTCTCTTGGGTGATGACATTGCGGGTATGATGATGACCAATCCTAACACCTTAGGTCTCTTTGAGAAAGATATTCCAGAGATTGCTAAGCTCATACATGACTGTGGCGGTCTGCTGTATTATGATGGTGCCAACCTCAATCCACTATTAGGTGCAGCACGTCCTGGAGACATGGGATTCGATGTTATTCACCTCAATCTACACAAGACATTCTCTACACCACATGGTGGAGGTGGTCCTGGTGCTGGTCCTGTCGGTGTCGCCGAGAAACTAATTCCATTCCTTCCAAAGCCACATGTAAAGAAAACAAAGGATGGTTTTGTTGTTGACAATCCAGATACGACAGGAGAGTTCTCGTCTGATAATATTCGTATTAGCGGTTACCTCGGCAATTTCCTCGTTATCCTTCGTGCCTATACTTATATTCTCACACTTGGCAAGAAGCATCTCAAGGAGGTTGGACCATTTGCAACTCTAAATGCGAACTATATCAAGGAATGTTTAAAGGATGATTACGAACTTCCTATTGACACACTTTGTAAACACGAGTTTGTATTCGATGGTTTGAAGGATAAGAGTACCGGTGTAACAACAATGGATGTTGCCAAACGCCTACTCGATTATGGCTATCATGCTCCAACAATATATTTCCCACTTCTGTTCCATGAGGCTATGATGATTGAGCCTACTGAAACTGAAAGTAAGGACACTATTGATGGATTTATAGAGGTGATGCATACTATTGCTAAAGAGGCTCTTGAGAACCCAGAGCTTGTTAAGGGAGCACCATACAACACACCTATTGGACGTGTAGATGATGTTCTTGCAGCTAAGCATCCAATCCTTACTTATCGTCAGCTTGTCAACGACGTAGAGGAGAATGTATAG